The Cucumis melo cultivar AY chromosome 5, USDA_Cmelo_AY_1.0, whole genome shotgun sequence genome has a segment encoding these proteins:
- the LOC103497006 gene encoding uncharacterized protein LOC103497006, with the protein MSFSATSCLECSFSGYPNTDQTLIVRFGSCSRLISQSPSPEIIPDVILEQTPFTLIGEALFSLSNLRCPLQQQELQYLVNEFLRSFNLRSSVCRIISHNILSFAQQFDINNEWVKIEANVDHIKEYWTEAPPELNPISTVGEEGLSPRGASESAIERVKKQKLDWFSEEEEEEIGDCCVCCEEMKRKGEEVRRIPCGHVYHKSCILKWLEISNSCPLCRAALEP; encoded by the coding sequence ATGTCTTTCTCCGCTACTTCGTGCCTTGAATGTTCTTTCTCCGGCTATCCAAACACCGATCAAACCCTCATTGTTCGATTTGGGTCTTGTAGCCGCCTGATTTCCCAGTCTCCTTCTCCTGAAATTATTCCAGATGTAATTTTGGAACAGACCCCTTTCACTCTCATAGGTGAGGCTCTGTTTTCTCTTTCTAATCTGCGGTGTCCTCTACAACAACAAGAATTACAGTATCTGGTGAACGAGTTTCTGCGTTCCTTCAACCTCCGTTCCTCCGTCTGCCGAATCATATCTCACAACATTCTATCCTTTGCCCAACAGTTCGACATAAATAACGAGTGGGTCAAAATAGAAGCGAACGTCGATCACATAAAGGAGTATTGGACGGAGGCTCCCCCTGAATTAAACCCCATCTCCACCGTCGGAGAGGAAGGTCTTTCACCGAGAGGGGCGTCGGAGTCGGCTATCGAGAGAGTAAAGAAGCAAAAATTAGATTGGTttagtgaagaagaagaagaagaaattggagACTGCTGCGTTTGCTGTGAAGAGATGAAAAGAAAGGGAGAGGAGGTGAGAAGGATTCCATGCGGTCATGTGTATCACAAATCGTGCATCCTCAAATGGCTTGAAATTAGTAACTCGTGCCCATTGTGTAGAGCAGCGTTAGAACCATGA
- the LOC103496976 gene encoding uncharacterized protein LOC103496976 isoform X2: MFGKDIFVSRDGGSKKYASVLAPGQHEGLGKAGDSGISSWGWNLDGQHSTYHALFPRAWTVYDGEPDPELKVSCRQISPFIPHNYRDSSLPTAVFVYTLVNTGRERAKVSLLFTWANSIGGISHLSGNHVNEPFIDEDGVSGVLLHHKTAKGNPPVTFAIAACETQNVSVTVLPSFGLSEGSCVTAKDMWDKMVQDGQFDRDNFSSGPSMPSSPGETLCAAVAASAWVEPHGKCTVAFSLSWSSPKVKFLKGFSYHRRYTKFYGTSGKAAQTLAHDALTNYKRWEEEIEKWQMPVLMDERLPEWYKFTLFNELYFLVAGGTVWIDSSFVGKKAPYDQDQLARMKNDEVKAVEATVSGRGEEVSRTMTTATLDEFPGIEYDDENSTSSSHASEDELMVPLKRGYTDRSYQTYKVLEPGNTEEDVGRFLYLEGVEYVMWCTYDVHFYASYALLELFPKIELNIQRDFAKAVLSEDGRKVKFLADGKFGIRKVRGAVPHDLGTHDPWNEMNAYNIHDTSRWKDLNTKFVLQVYRDFAATRDMSFGVDVWPSVRAAIEYMEQFDRDGDGVIENDGFPDQTYDTWTVHGISAYCGCLWVAALQAAAAMAHELGDREFAETCKSKFLKARPVLEAELWNGSYFNYDSGSSSNSKSIQADQLAGQWYTASSGLPPLFDDFKIKSALRKIYDFNVMKVRGGRMGAVNGMHPNGKVDETCMQSREIWTGVTYGVAATMILAGMEEEAFKTAEGIFLAGWSEEGFGYWFQTPEAWSTDGHYRSLIYMRPLSIWGMQWALSLPKAILDAPKINVMDRIHVSSSNTKFFNHETGVRRIATKAKCFGDSVFNCAC; this comes from the exons ATGTTTGGTAAAGAT ATTTTTGTATCTAGAGATGGGGGAAGTAAAAAATATGCGTCCGTCTTGGCTCCTGGTCAACATGAAGGCCTGGG GAAAGCTGGAGACTCGGGGATATCATCATGGGGATGGAATCTTGATGGTCAGCATTCCACATATCATGCTTTGTTCCCTAGGGCATGGACAGTATATGACG GTGAGCCAGATCCGGAACTTAAAGTTTCGTGTAGGCAAATATCACCATTTATCCCACATAATTATCGAGATAGCAGCCTTCCCACAGCTGTTTTTGTATACACA TTGGTAAATACGGGACGAGAAAGGGCGAAAGTGAGCCTTCTTTTTACTTGGGCG AATTCAATAGGAGGAATCTCGCATTTATCTGGCAATCATGTGAATGAGCCGTTTAT AGATGAAGATGGAGTTTCTGGGGTGCTTCTACATCACAA GACTGCGAAGGGGAATCCTCCAGTTACCTTTGCCATAGCTGCATGTGAGACGCAAAATGTTAGTGTGACAGTTTTGCCATCCTTTGGACTATCTGAAGGAAGTTGTGTCACAGCGAAGGACATGTGGGATAAAATGGTGCAG GATGGGCAATTTGATCGTGATAACTTCAGTTCGGGACCAAGCATGCCTTCCTCACCTGGAGAGACACTTTGTGCTGCAGTTGCAGCCTCTGCATGGGTAGAACCTCATGGAAAATGCACTGTTGCATTTTCTCTTTCATGGTCATCTCCAAAAGTGAAGTTTTTGAAGGGATTTTCATATCATag GAGGTACACAAAATTCTATGGTACTTCAGGAAAGGCTGCTCAGACTTTGGCACATGATGCACTTACAA ATTATAAGAGATGGGAAGAGGAGATCGAGAAATGGCAGATGCCTGTTCTCATGGATGAACGGCTCCCTGAATG GTATAAGTTCACATTGTTTAACGAGCTCTACTTTCTGGTTGCTGGTGGCACAGTCTGGATTG ATTCTTCCTTTGTGGGTAAAAAAGCGCCATATGATCAAGATCAACTAGCTAGAATGAAAAATGATGAAGTAAAGGCCGTAGAAGCTACAGTTAGTGGCAGGGGAGAAGAAGTCTCTAGGACTATGACCACTGCTACTCTTGATGAGTTTCCTGGCATTGAATATGATGACGAAAATTCTACTTCTAGTTCCCATGCAAGTGAAGATGAGTTGATGGTTCCATTAAAAAGGGGCTATACTGACCGTTCTTATCAAACATACAAAGTATTGGAGCCAGGAAATACCGAGGAAGATGTTGGCAGGTTTCTTTACTTGGAAGGAGTAGAATATGTAATGTGGTGCACGTATGATGTGCATTTCTATGCATCCTATGCCCTTCTTGAGCTATTTCCCAAGATTGAACTTAATATTCAACGGGACTTCGCCAAAGCAGTCTTATCAGAGGATGGAAGAAAAGTGAAGTTTCTTGCTGATGGAAAATTTGGTATCCGCAAAGTGAGGGGTGCTGTTCCACATGACCTTGGGACACATGATCCTTGGAATGAAATGAACGCTTACAATATCCACGATACGAGCCGGTGGAAGGATTTGAACACAAAGTTTGTGCTTCAGGTTTATAGAGATTTTGCAGCAACAAGGGACATGTCATTTGGAGTTGATGTTTGGCCCTCTGTTCGTGCTGCAATAGAGTACATGGAACAATTTGATAGAGATGGTGATGGTGTTATTGAGAATGATGGATTTCCGGACCAGACCTATGATACTTGGACGGTTCATGGTATTAGTGCATACTGTGGCTGTTTATGGGTTGCAGCTTTACAAGCTGCAGCAGCAATGGCCCATGAGCTGGGTGATCGAGAATTTGCCGAGACTTGCAAGAGCAAATTTCTAAAAGCCAGACCAGTTTTGGAAGCAGAACTGTGGAATGGTTCTTATTTTAACTATGACAGTGGATCGAGCAGTAACAGTAAATCAATACAAGCTGATCAACTAGCAGGGCAATGGTATACAGCATCCTCTGGTTTGCCTCCTCTGTTCGAtgatttcaaaatcaaaagtgCTCTAAGAAAAATCTACGACTTCAATGTGATGAAAgttagaggaggtaggatgggcgcTGTAAATGGGATGCATCCCAATGGAAAGGTGGATGAGACCTGCATGCAGTCTCGTGAAATATGGACTGGTGTTACCTATGGTGTTGCTGCTACAATGATCCTTGCCGGCATGGAGGAGGAAGCATTTAAAACTGCAGAAGGTATCTTCCTTGCTGGGTGGTCAGAGGAGGGATTTGG GTACTGGTTTCAGACTCCAGAGGCATGGTCCACGGATGGGCACTACAGATCCCTCATATATATGAGACCATTATCTATCTGGGGAATGCAATGGGCATTATCCTTACCAAAGGCGATACTTGACGCCCCGAAAATCAACGTAATGGACAGAATCCATGTCTCCTCTTCCAACACAAAGTTTTTTAACCATGAAACTGGTGTCAGAAGAATAGCTACAAAAGCTAAGTGTTTTGGTGATTCTGTTTTCAATTGTGCATGCTAA
- the LOC127149619 gene encoding uncharacterized protein LOC127149619 isoform X2 — MDSTDMELECDESCEASKIVRDEDTDGKRKTIDVDLDSYGREDVPNPPKIRKNVKQSMVWDHFERLKGLARIRSTIVVKLPSFARIHWSSEVIMVQLIDF, encoded by the exons ATGGATTCAACGGATATGGAGTTAGAGTGTGATGAGAGTTGTGAAGCTTCAAAAATCGTAAGGGACGAAGATACGGATGGCAAGCGTAAAACCATTGATGTTGACCTTGATTCATATGGGAGAGAAGATGTTCCAAATCCCccaaaaataaggaaaaatGTCAAACAATCAATGGTTTGGGACCACTTTGAGAGGCTTAAAG GTCTTGCACGAATCCGATCTACTATAGTGGTGAAGCTACCAA gttttgcaagaattCATTGGAGTAGTGAAGTTATAATGGTGCAACTAATTGATTTTTAA
- the LOC103496976 gene encoding uncharacterized protein LOC103496976 isoform X1 — MVSGNLFHCRKNSWPPEEYISKSTLQLFDFDSASPPEQAWRRKLNGHANLLKEFSVTFVEAIKMVRLGIRLWSYVREEASQGRKAPIDPFTRESCKPSASQGVPLGGMGSGSISRGFRGEFRQWQIIPGTCEASPIMANQFSIFVSRDGGSKKYASVLAPGQHEGLGKAGDSGISSWGWNLDGQHSTYHALFPRAWTVYDGEPDPELKVSCRQISPFIPHNYRDSSLPTAVFVYTLVNTGRERAKVSLLFTWANSIGGISHLSGNHVNEPFIDEDGVSGVLLHHKTAKGNPPVTFAIAACETQNVSVTVLPSFGLSEGSCVTAKDMWDKMVQDGQFDRDNFSSGPSMPSSPGETLCAAVAASAWVEPHGKCTVAFSLSWSSPKVKFLKGFSYHRRYTKFYGTSGKAAQTLAHDALTNYKRWEEEIEKWQMPVLMDERLPEWYKFTLFNELYFLVAGGTVWIDSSFVGKKAPYDQDQLARMKNDEVKAVEATVSGRGEEVSRTMTTATLDEFPGIEYDDENSTSSSHASEDELMVPLKRGYTDRSYQTYKVLEPGNTEEDVGRFLYLEGVEYVMWCTYDVHFYASYALLELFPKIELNIQRDFAKAVLSEDGRKVKFLADGKFGIRKVRGAVPHDLGTHDPWNEMNAYNIHDTSRWKDLNTKFVLQVYRDFAATRDMSFGVDVWPSVRAAIEYMEQFDRDGDGVIENDGFPDQTYDTWTVHGISAYCGCLWVAALQAAAAMAHELGDREFAETCKSKFLKARPVLEAELWNGSYFNYDSGSSSNSKSIQADQLAGQWYTASSGLPPLFDDFKIKSALRKIYDFNVMKVRGGRMGAVNGMHPNGKVDETCMQSREIWTGVTYGVAATMILAGMEEEAFKTAEGIFLAGWSEEGFGYWFQTPEAWSTDGHYRSLIYMRPLSIWGMQWALSLPKAILDAPKINVMDRIHVSSSNTKFFNHETGVRRIATKAKCFGDSVFNCAC, encoded by the exons ATGGTTAGTGGAAATTTGTTTCACTGTAGAAAGAACTCGTGGCCACCGGAAGAGTACATCAGCAAGTCGACTTTGCAGCTG TTTGATTTTGATAGTGCTTCACCACCTGAACAAGCTTGGAGAAGGAAATTGAATGGCCATGCGAATCTTCTTAAAGAATTTAGTGTCACATTTGTTGAGGCAATTAAAATG GTTCGACTTGGTATTCGGTTGTGGTCATACGTAAGAGAAGAGGCATCTCAAGGAAGG AAAGCACCTATTGATCCATTCACCAGAGAAAGTTGCAAACCTTCAGCTTCTCAAGGGGTTCCACTTGGAGGAATGGG AAGTGGAAGTATATCCAGAGGGTTTAGAGGCGAGTTTAGGCAATGGCAAATTATTCCTGGTACATGTGAAGCTTCTCCTATAATGGCGAATCAATTTTCT ATTTTTGTATCTAGAGATGGGGGAAGTAAAAAATATGCGTCCGTCTTGGCTCCTGGTCAACATGAAGGCCTGGG GAAAGCTGGAGACTCGGGGATATCATCATGGGGATGGAATCTTGATGGTCAGCATTCCACATATCATGCTTTGTTCCCTAGGGCATGGACAGTATATGACG GTGAGCCAGATCCGGAACTTAAAGTTTCGTGTAGGCAAATATCACCATTTATCCCACATAATTATCGAGATAGCAGCCTTCCCACAGCTGTTTTTGTATACACA TTGGTAAATACGGGACGAGAAAGGGCGAAAGTGAGCCTTCTTTTTACTTGGGCG AATTCAATAGGAGGAATCTCGCATTTATCTGGCAATCATGTGAATGAGCCGTTTAT AGATGAAGATGGAGTTTCTGGGGTGCTTCTACATCACAA GACTGCGAAGGGGAATCCTCCAGTTACCTTTGCCATAGCTGCATGTGAGACGCAAAATGTTAGTGTGACAGTTTTGCCATCCTTTGGACTATCTGAAGGAAGTTGTGTCACAGCGAAGGACATGTGGGATAAAATGGTGCAG GATGGGCAATTTGATCGTGATAACTTCAGTTCGGGACCAAGCATGCCTTCCTCACCTGGAGAGACACTTTGTGCTGCAGTTGCAGCCTCTGCATGGGTAGAACCTCATGGAAAATGCACTGTTGCATTTTCTCTTTCATGGTCATCTCCAAAAGTGAAGTTTTTGAAGGGATTTTCATATCATag GAGGTACACAAAATTCTATGGTACTTCAGGAAAGGCTGCTCAGACTTTGGCACATGATGCACTTACAA ATTATAAGAGATGGGAAGAGGAGATCGAGAAATGGCAGATGCCTGTTCTCATGGATGAACGGCTCCCTGAATG GTATAAGTTCACATTGTTTAACGAGCTCTACTTTCTGGTTGCTGGTGGCACAGTCTGGATTG ATTCTTCCTTTGTGGGTAAAAAAGCGCCATATGATCAAGATCAACTAGCTAGAATGAAAAATGATGAAGTAAAGGCCGTAGAAGCTACAGTTAGTGGCAGGGGAGAAGAAGTCTCTAGGACTATGACCACTGCTACTCTTGATGAGTTTCCTGGCATTGAATATGATGACGAAAATTCTACTTCTAGTTCCCATGCAAGTGAAGATGAGTTGATGGTTCCATTAAAAAGGGGCTATACTGACCGTTCTTATCAAACATACAAAGTATTGGAGCCAGGAAATACCGAGGAAGATGTTGGCAGGTTTCTTTACTTGGAAGGAGTAGAATATGTAATGTGGTGCACGTATGATGTGCATTTCTATGCATCCTATGCCCTTCTTGAGCTATTTCCCAAGATTGAACTTAATATTCAACGGGACTTCGCCAAAGCAGTCTTATCAGAGGATGGAAGAAAAGTGAAGTTTCTTGCTGATGGAAAATTTGGTATCCGCAAAGTGAGGGGTGCTGTTCCACATGACCTTGGGACACATGATCCTTGGAATGAAATGAACGCTTACAATATCCACGATACGAGCCGGTGGAAGGATTTGAACACAAAGTTTGTGCTTCAGGTTTATAGAGATTTTGCAGCAACAAGGGACATGTCATTTGGAGTTGATGTTTGGCCCTCTGTTCGTGCTGCAATAGAGTACATGGAACAATTTGATAGAGATGGTGATGGTGTTATTGAGAATGATGGATTTCCGGACCAGACCTATGATACTTGGACGGTTCATGGTATTAGTGCATACTGTGGCTGTTTATGGGTTGCAGCTTTACAAGCTGCAGCAGCAATGGCCCATGAGCTGGGTGATCGAGAATTTGCCGAGACTTGCAAGAGCAAATTTCTAAAAGCCAGACCAGTTTTGGAAGCAGAACTGTGGAATGGTTCTTATTTTAACTATGACAGTGGATCGAGCAGTAACAGTAAATCAATACAAGCTGATCAACTAGCAGGGCAATGGTATACAGCATCCTCTGGTTTGCCTCCTCTGTTCGAtgatttcaaaatcaaaagtgCTCTAAGAAAAATCTACGACTTCAATGTGATGAAAgttagaggaggtaggatgggcgcTGTAAATGGGATGCATCCCAATGGAAAGGTGGATGAGACCTGCATGCAGTCTCGTGAAATATGGACTGGTGTTACCTATGGTGTTGCTGCTACAATGATCCTTGCCGGCATGGAGGAGGAAGCATTTAAAACTGCAGAAGGTATCTTCCTTGCTGGGTGGTCAGAGGAGGGATTTGG GTACTGGTTTCAGACTCCAGAGGCATGGTCCACGGATGGGCACTACAGATCCCTCATATATATGAGACCATTATCTATCTGGGGAATGCAATGGGCATTATCCTTACCAAAGGCGATACTTGACGCCCCGAAAATCAACGTAATGGACAGAATCCATGTCTCCTCTTCCAACACAAAGTTTTTTAACCATGAAACTGGTGTCAGAAGAATAGCTACAAAAGCTAAGTGTTTTGGTGATTCTGTTTTCAATTGTGCATGCTAA
- the LOC127149619 gene encoding uncharacterized protein LOC127149619 isoform X1, with protein sequence MWKLPMFSNSVGSFLIKPSFRSVNHKFEKWKEGEKLRETKSPTPVCPRRLASPPLSFCSLSLSLVFFCRLRRSSSGLARIRSTIVVKLPSFARIHWSSEVIMVQLIDF encoded by the exons ATGTGGAAACTTCCAATGTTTTCGAATAGTGTCGGGAGTTTCCTTATAAAGCCTTCTTTCAGATCTGTAAAtcacaaatttgaaaaatggaAAGAGGGAGAGAAATTGAGAGAGACGAAAAGCCCGACACCGGTCTGTCCTCGCCGCTTAGCGTCTCCACCATTATCATTTTGCTCGCTATCCCTATCGCTTGTCTTCTTCTGTCGCCTTCGTCGCTCGTCGTCCG GTCTTGCACGAATCCGATCTACTATAGTGGTGAAGCTACCAA gttttgcaagaattCATTGGAGTAGTGAAGTTATAATGGTGCAACTAATTGATTTTTAA